From a single Canis aureus isolate CA01 chromosome 5, VMU_Caureus_v.1.0, whole genome shotgun sequence genomic region:
- the LOC144313907 gene encoding malignant T-cell-amplified sequence 1-like, which translates to MFKKFDEKENVSNCIQLKTSVIKGIKNQLIEQFPGIEPWLNQILPKKDPVKIVRCHEHIEILTVNGELLFFRQREGPFYPTLRLLHKYPFILPHQQVDKGAIKFVLSGANIMCPGLTSPGAQLYPAAVDTVVAIMAEGKQHALCVGVMRMSAEDIEKVNKGIGIENIHYLNDGLWHMKTYK; encoded by the coding sequence ATGTTCAAGAAATTCGACGAGAAGGAAAACGTGTCCAACTGCATCCAGCTGAAGACGTCCGTCATCAAGGGCATTAAGAACCAGCTGATAGAGCAGTTCCCGGGCATCGAGCCGTGGCTCAACCAGATCCTGCCCAAGAAGGACCCGGTGAAGATCGTGCGCTGCCACGAGCACATAGAGATCCTCACGGTGAACGGCGAGCTCCTGTtcttcaggcagagggaggggccctTCTACCCGACGCTGCGGCTGCTGCACAAGTACCCGTTCATCCTGCCGCACCAGCAGGTGGACAAGGGCGCCATCAAGTTCGTGCTCAGCGGGGCCAACATCATGTGCCCCGGCCTGACCTCGCCCGGCGCGCAGCTCTACCCCGCCGCCGTCGACACGGTCGTGGCCATCATGGCGGAGGGCAAGCAGCACGCGCTGTGCGTCGGGGTCATGCGCATGTCGGCGGAGGACATCGAGAAGGTCAACAAGGGCATCGGCATCGAGAACATCCACTACCTCAACGACGGGCTGTGGCACATGAAGACGTACAAGTGA